A window from Chloroherpetonaceae bacterium encodes these proteins:
- a CDS encoding S41 family peptidase yields the protein MQLHSILSQFNHLQENQSEGYYRYPALFNDHIIFTSEDDLWKVSTKGGVPQRLTAGLSECTFPVISEDGKWIAFTAREEGQSEIYVMPFQGGSPKRLTYLAATNTRTVGWRNGKVLFLSSAKQPFKKIMHAYFISPEGGEPEAIPFGHMQHIAYDGAACIIGRGTADTARWKRYKGGTSGDIWLDDTGNGEFKPFTKLFGFLGNFVSPFLMKVNGVQKAIFISDHEGIGNLYAADLNGKNIKRLTHHTEYFARFASPDSSKKNSTVIYHAGGDIYLLNVETEKVEKIIIDYNSPRTQKQRKFVSVTGSLDSYALSHQGNHITVTSRGKSVMMHLAGGPILSLGNFNRDTDASEHSSLPIAENQRSSDFSQTGRIRLTSPLAGNKFYVTISDASGEERLELLNSDNQFLFHFKNFDIGRAITLASAPSKPLVAITNHRQEIILIHIDTEKQENSKLTVVARSDADRIYLPSFSPDSRYIAYNFPIRKESAAIEIYDIETAKRHQVTRPIFHDFAPQFCKDGNYLYFLSNRIFNPVYDNLQFDLNFTKAVKPYLITLHKEKKAPFFELSDFSKSPAPEPVQPQKVQQKNETPINEDNQPDESKQDARKAEEEKPSTNAKAMKPIDFEGIEERITEFPIEEARFGALYATKNGVILWANPVRGALQAEGTPSGANLYFYKFEGQKYELIAANVHHCSVSGNGEVLVYGIATGTYAVSIGELPDGKQASARKAVPLAQMKVLVSPAEEWRQMFREAWRLQRDQFWTPDMSGVRWLEIFKLYYPLTFRINTRTELSDLIWEMQGELGTSHCYEWGGDYRQEPKYLQGFLGADVQYNTGKSGYEILSIPEGDHWDSQNASPLKTSGVNLKEGDIILAINGDPAKGNKSLGELLLSLYGQRIYLKVANSKGENIRTVEVKTLKSEELLRYRDWVNQNRRFVKEKSNGKLGYVHIPNMQAWGYSEFHRAYLTEYSCDGLIVDVRYNGGGHVSQLLLEKLMRKRLGYDVSRWSREPEPYFSNSVNGPMLCLTNEFAGSDGDIFSHSFKMLKLGKLVGKRTWGGVIGIYPRHSLSDGTVTTQPEFSFWFNDVGWQVENYGTDPDVTVEVAPQDFSNEIDLQLNQSIEILLQELKQNPPFKPNLKQNDSVQPELE from the coding sequence ATGCAACTTCATTCTATCCTCTCTCAATTCAATCATTTACAGGAAAATCAAAGTGAAGGTTACTATCGATATCCCGCGCTTTTCAACGATCATATTATTTTTACATCAGAAGATGATCTGTGGAAAGTTTCAACCAAAGGTGGTGTTCCTCAAAGACTCACTGCCGGGCTAAGCGAATGTACTTTTCCTGTGATTTCTGAGGATGGAAAGTGGATTGCTTTTACCGCGCGTGAAGAAGGTCAAAGCGAAATTTATGTAATGCCGTTTCAGGGCGGTTCCCCAAAACGCTTAACTTATCTAGCTGCCACCAACACACGAACCGTTGGGTGGCGAAATGGAAAGGTGCTGTTCCTTTCATCTGCAAAACAGCCCTTTAAGAAAATTATGCACGCCTATTTTATTTCACCGGAAGGCGGAGAGCCTGAAGCGATTCCCTTTGGACACATGCAACATATCGCTTATGATGGTGCCGCTTGTATTATAGGAAGAGGAACCGCCGATACAGCCCGCTGGAAACGCTACAAAGGTGGAACTTCGGGTGATATTTGGCTTGATGACACGGGGAATGGTGAGTTCAAACCTTTCACAAAGCTTTTTGGATTTCTCGGTAACTTTGTTTCGCCTTTTTTGATGAAAGTAAATGGTGTGCAAAAGGCTATTTTCATCAGCGATCACGAGGGCATAGGAAACCTCTACGCCGCCGATTTGAATGGTAAAAACATTAAGCGATTAACACATCACACCGAGTACTTTGCCCGTTTCGCTTCGCCTGATTCGTCGAAAAAAAACTCAACTGTTATCTATCACGCCGGTGGTGATATTTACCTCTTGAATGTTGAAACGGAAAAAGTTGAGAAAATCATCATTGACTACAACAGCCCACGAACGCAGAAGCAAAGAAAGTTTGTCAGTGTTACCGGCTCTCTTGATTCTTACGCGCTTTCGCATCAAGGGAATCATATCACTGTAACAAGCAGAGGAAAATCCGTGATGATGCATCTTGCCGGCGGTCCAATTTTGTCACTTGGCAATTTTAATCGTGACACCGATGCAAGTGAGCATTCATCATTACCAATTGCAGAGAATCAACGCAGTTCAGATTTTTCTCAAACGGGGCGTATTCGGTTAACCTCGCCACTTGCAGGTAATAAGTTTTATGTGACCATTTCAGATGCAAGTGGAGAAGAGCGGCTGGAGCTCCTTAATTCTGATAATCAATTTTTATTTCACTTTAAAAATTTCGACATCGGAAGAGCCATCACCCTTGCATCCGCACCATCTAAACCTTTGGTTGCAATAACCAACCACCGCCAAGAAATTATCTTGATTCATATTGATACTGAGAAACAGGAGAATTCTAAACTGACGGTTGTTGCTCGAAGTGATGCCGATCGAATTTATCTGCCGTCCTTCTCACCCGATAGCCGCTATATCGCCTATAATTTCCCAATTCGAAAAGAAAGTGCGGCAATTGAAATTTATGACATCGAAACCGCGAAACGCCATCAAGTGACGCGTCCTATCTTTCACGACTTCGCTCCGCAATTTTGCAAAGATGGCAATTATCTTTATTTCCTTTCGAATCGCATTTTTAACCCCGTTTATGATAATCTGCAATTTGATCTTAATTTCACAAAGGCTGTAAAACCATATCTCATCACGCTTCATAAAGAAAAGAAAGCCCCATTTTTTGAACTTTCAGATTTTTCTAAATCACCTGCTCCCGAACCGGTACAACCGCAAAAAGTTCAGCAAAAAAATGAAACGCCCATCAATGAGGATAATCAACCCGACGAATCAAAGCAGGACGCTCGAAAAGCAGAGGAGGAAAAACCGTCCACAAATGCAAAAGCAATGAAACCCATTGACTTTGAAGGAATCGAGGAAAGAATTACCGAATTCCCGATTGAAGAAGCGCGGTTTGGCGCATTGTATGCAACAAAAAATGGCGTTATACTTTGGGCGAATCCGGTTCGCGGGGCATTGCAGGCCGAGGGTACGCCAAGCGGTGCAAACCTTTACTTCTATAAATTTGAAGGGCAAAAGTATGAATTGATTGCTGCAAATGTGCATCATTGCAGCGTTTCCGGTAACGGGGAAGTCTTGGTTTATGGCATCGCCACCGGCACTTATGCGGTTTCAATAGGCGAATTGCCCGATGGCAAGCAAGCGAGCGCAAGAAAAGCTGTTCCACTTGCTCAAATGAAAGTGCTGGTATCTCCGGCAGAGGAATGGCGTCAAATGTTTCGTGAAGCGTGGCGACTTCAACGCGATCAATTTTGGACACCCGATATGTCCGGCGTGCGCTGGCTTGAAATCTTCAAACTTTACTATCCACTCACTTTCAGAATCAATACTCGAACCGAACTTTCCGATTTGATTTGGGAAATGCAAGGTGAATTGGGAACTTCGCATTGCTATGAATGGGGAGGCGATTATCGCCAAGAACCTAAGTATTTACAAGGGTTTTTAGGTGCTGATGTTCAGTACAATACCGGTAAATCAGGATATGAAATTCTCTCGATTCCGGAAGGAGATCATTGGGATTCGCAAAATGCATCACCACTAAAAACCTCAGGCGTTAACCTCAAAGAAGGGGATATCATTCTTGCCATCAATGGTGATCCCGCAAAGGGAAATAAATCATTGGGCGAATTACTGCTTTCACTTTATGGTCAACGAATTTATTTGAAAGTGGCAAATTCAAAAGGGGAGAACATTCGTACTGTCGAAGTTAAAACGCTCAAAAGTGAAGAATTGCTTCGTTACCGAGATTGGGTCAATCAGAATCGCCGTTTTGTGAAAGAGAAATCCAACGGGAAACTTGGCTATGTTCATATTCCGAATATGCAAGCGTGGGGATATTCAGAATTTCATCGAGCTTATCTCACCGAGTATTCCTGCGATGGTTTAATTGTTGATGTTCGTTATAACGGGGGTGGGCATGTTTCTCAATTGCTTTTGGAGAAACTGATGCGTAAGCGGCTTGGATATGATGTCTCTCGTTGGTCAAGAGAGCCTGAACCTTATTTTTCAAATTCAGTGAACGGACCAATGCTTTGCCTCACAAATGAATTCGCCGGCTCCGATGGTGATATTTTTTCGCATTCATTTAAGATGCTCAAACTCGGAAAGCTTGTTGGGAAAAGAACTTGGGGCGGCGTCATCGGAATTTACCCACGACATAGCCTTTCCGATGGCACCGTAACCACGCAACCTGAATTTTCATTTTGGTTTAATGATGTCGGTTGGCAAGTTGAAAACTACGGAACGGACCCGGATGTCACTGTTGAAGTTGCTCCGCAAGATTTTTCAAATGAAATAGACCTTCAATTGAATCAATCCATTGAAATCTTGCTTCAAGAGTTGAAACAAAATCCGCCGTTTAAGCCAAACCTAAAGCAAAATGACAGTGTTCAACCGGAGTTAGAATAA
- a CDS encoding DUF2499 domain-containing protein, whose product MLLSLPTWFIHISSMTEWLWAITLFYRYGKVIGRRDVSRFGLMMIPHWIGGMCVILFHITGDEVTLLLDLSKVINFLGSLALFFAILKIQEGENPKGQNGETLVFPAMLFFATGLNALVLNITPDLPSTLDSLHAHTHQTMPKMWVEIIFQISSAVYFFFLVALYFKFRKTKPLLSSLSVAGFWFLLVFISVTVVCIYYATKVRGFATLTHDDTLHGFAESFLTISNLMIALGAKKSLDEAKHNSKQKNNRG is encoded by the coding sequence ATGCTTCTTTCATTACCAACGTGGTTTATCCATATCTCTTCGATGACCGAGTGGCTTTGGGCAATCACGCTTTTCTATCGCTATGGAAAAGTAATAGGCCGAAGAGATGTCAGCCGATTTGGACTTATGATGATTCCGCATTGGATAGGAGGAATGTGCGTCATTTTATTCCACATCACCGGCGATGAAGTCACGCTTCTTTTGGATCTTTCCAAAGTGATTAATTTTTTAGGAAGCCTTGCTCTCTTTTTCGCTATTCTCAAAATTCAAGAAGGTGAGAATCCAAAAGGTCAAAATGGTGAAACGCTCGTCTTTCCGGCGATGCTATTTTTCGCGACTGGTCTTAACGCTCTCGTTTTGAACATAACCCCCGACCTTCCTTCTACACTCGATTCTCTTCACGCGCATACTCATCAAACAATGCCAAAAATGTGGGTGGAAATTATCTTTCAAATTTCAAGTGCCGTTTACTTTTTCTTTTTGGTAGCACTCTATTTCAAGTTTCGAAAAACAAAACCGCTTTTATCTTCGCTAAGTGTGGCCGGGTTTTGGTTTTTGCTTGTTTTCATTTCAGTAACGGTCGTTTGCATTTATTATGCAACAAAAGTCCGTGGCTTCGCAACACTCACGCATGACGATACGCTGCACGGGTTTGCAGAGTCATTTCTGACGATTTCGAACCTTATGATTGCGCTTGGAGCGAAAAAGAGTTTAGACGAAGCAAAACACAATTCTAAACAGAAAAATAATCGGGGATAA
- a CDS encoding DUF5706 domain-containing protein: MSIEISEKPHLSLQSPFYSPLLLEAESYVYQNYKEKLQPNRVYHNFSHTVQVVKASSEIGIGEGLNEDELEILLLAAWFHDLGHIETYENHERKSAEFAEQFLLQKGYAPEKITRVTGAIYATVIPQNPKTFLDEILCDADLIHLGLPNYETSSELLRAEWELVQGNQYSDLKWLEGNIVFFELNPFRTKYCLSNYADGRSENYLQLRKRFRRIQLEEEQLNSKKKDKKKKDDDSVEKVMDSEPLKQVDKSTQKPSEKVSDREFDSVYKTTSRNNVDFSQIADQKANLLIQVNATIISIFIAVFIRRLEEQPQFIPATLILLMVCVITIIFAILSTRPNVTFSKDKPDELLKKRTNLLFFGNYLHLSLNEYERGIDSMTNDKEYLHDSMIKDNYYLGMVLGQKYRYLRVSYNFFMYGLVISVLAFIITFAIKP; the protein is encoded by the coding sequence ATGAGTATAGAAATCTCTGAGAAGCCTCACCTTTCGCTTCAATCCCCTTTTTATTCGCCTCTCCTTTTGGAGGCGGAGTCTTACGTTTATCAAAATTACAAAGAGAAACTTCAGCCGAATCGGGTATATCATAATTTTTCACACACGGTTCAAGTAGTAAAGGCTTCAAGCGAAATTGGAATCGGTGAAGGGCTTAATGAAGATGAATTAGAAATCTTGCTTCTCGCAGCGTGGTTTCATGACTTAGGGCATATTGAGACGTATGAAAATCACGAAAGGAAAAGTGCGGAATTCGCCGAGCAGTTTCTTCTTCAAAAAGGCTATGCTCCCGAAAAAATTACGCGGGTCACGGGTGCGATTTACGCGACGGTTATTCCTCAAAACCCCAAAACATTTCTTGATGAAATTCTCTGCGATGCCGATTTAATTCACCTTGGATTGCCCAACTACGAGACGTCTTCGGAATTGCTTCGCGCGGAGTGGGAACTCGTGCAAGGAAATCAATATTCTGATTTAAAATGGTTGGAAGGCAACATTGTTTTTTTTGAATTAAATCCATTTCGAACCAAGTATTGCCTTTCAAATTATGCAGATGGGCGTTCCGAAAACTACCTGCAACTCAGGAAACGCTTTCGGAGAATTCAACTTGAAGAAGAACAATTGAATTCAAAAAAGAAAGATAAAAAGAAAAAGGATGATGACTCTGTTGAGAAGGTAATGGACAGTGAGCCTTTGAAACAGGTTGATAAATCGACGCAAAAGCCAAGTGAAAAGGTCAGTGACCGCGAATTCGACTCAGTTTACAAAACCACCTCACGCAATAATGTGGATTTCAGTCAAATTGCTGATCAAAAAGCAAATCTTCTCATTCAAGTGAATGCAACGATCATTTCCATTTTCATCGCCGTTTTTATTCGCAGGCTTGAAGAGCAGCCGCAGTTCATTCCCGCAACTTTGATTCTCTTAATGGTTTGTGTTATTACCATCATTTTTGCAATTCTTTCAACACGCCCGAATGTTACATTCAGCAAAGATAAACCCGATGAGCTTCTCAAAAAGCGCACCAATCTTCTCTTCTTTGGAAACTACCTTCATTTGAGTCTGAACGAGTATGAGAGAGGGATCGATTCAATGACCAATGACAAAGAATACCTTCATGACAGTATGATTAAAGACAACTACTATTTAGGAATGGTTTTAGGTCAGAAATATCGCTACCTACGCGTGAGCTATAACTTCTTTATGTATGGGCTTGTCATTTCTGTTTTGGCATTTATCATTACATTTGCCATCAAGCCATAA
- a CDS encoding ABC transporter permease, with product MSKAGIVIRKEYLERVKGKGFIISTILIPVIFSAFILIPLALAFFTSSDGKEVYAIVDETGVINAPALRASSDAKTIFEILKPEDKEIARQHTVTGKFTAYVVLSNDSANSETPFKAIVYSKNVGDFESQRLVRNTLQRALRSHFLSQKGYSEMEVKVINDPLKLETQVVSKDEGKSDKMGGFSGFIVAYVMVFLIYGTIFSYGAVVSSSVMEEKSSKVMEVMAASVTPFDLMLGKIVGIGLVGFTQYLIWSVVSFGMSAVSLSMSTKFNFSLPASLLVYFVLFFIYGYLLFATIYAAIGSAFENAQDAQSVQAPISMLVIIPILVVQYVISKPDSTFSVIMSLIPFFSPILMMGRIASSDVPVWQIALCFFIMTATFYGILKAAAKIYRIGILMYGKKPTLGEIVKWARYS from the coding sequence ATGAGTAAAGCAGGAATTGTTATCCGTAAAGAGTATTTAGAACGGGTTAAAGGTAAGGGATTTATTATCTCTACAATTTTAATTCCCGTGATATTCTCGGCTTTTATCTTGATTCCATTGGCATTGGCCTTTTTCACCTCAAGCGACGGCAAGGAAGTTTATGCCATTGTCGATGAAACTGGCGTCATCAACGCGCCAGCTTTACGTGCCTCTTCTGACGCAAAAACAATTTTTGAAATCTTAAAACCCGAAGACAAGGAAATTGCAAGACAGCATACCGTGACCGGTAAATTTACAGCTTATGTGGTGCTTAGTAACGATTCAGCAAATTCCGAAACCCCATTTAAGGCGATTGTTTATTCAAAGAATGTGGGCGATTTTGAATCGCAACGGTTAGTACGCAACACGCTTCAAAGGGCACTACGTAGTCACTTTTTATCTCAAAAGGGCTATAGTGAGATGGAAGTTAAAGTTATCAATGACCCGCTCAAATTGGAAACACAGGTTGTTTCGAAGGATGAAGGAAAAAGCGACAAGATGGGCGGGTTTTCAGGCTTTATTGTTGCTTATGTAATGGTATTTCTCATTTATGGCACCATCTTCAGTTACGGGGCAGTGGTGAGCTCTTCAGTAATGGAAGAGAAATCCTCGAAGGTAATGGAAGTAATGGCGGCCTCGGTTACTCCCTTTGACTTGATGCTTGGGAAAATAGTCGGCATTGGGCTCGTGGGATTCACACAGTACTTAATATGGAGCGTGGTGAGTTTTGGGATGTCGGCGGTATCGCTTTCGATGTCCACCAAATTTAATTTCTCACTGCCGGCCTCGCTGTTGGTTTACTTTGTGTTGTTTTTCATTTACGGATATTTACTTTTCGCGACGATTTACGCCGCTATCGGCTCAGCCTTTGAGAATGCACAAGATGCACAATCGGTTCAAGCGCCTATTTCTATGCTAGTTATTATTCCGATTTTGGTGGTTCAATATGTGATTTCCAAGCCTGATTCAACCTTTTCGGTAATCATGTCGCTCATTCCGTTTTTCTCTCCAATTTTGATGATGGGACGAATTGCTTCATCGGATGTACCTGTTTGGCAAATCGCGCTTTGCTTTTTCATCATGACCGCGACATTCTACGGAATATTAAAAGCAGCCGCAAAGATTTATCGAATCGGTATCTTGATGTATGGAAAGAAACCCACTTTGGGAGAAATTGTCAAATGGGCAAGATATAGCTAA
- a CDS encoding alpha-amylase family glycosyl hydrolase gives MLKLLMRAASRPLFAYLAIFAICFSSCTTPPSQPRYLTDLIEPLRLTAGKSDTILVSDLFYSENYDCAFSENDVIQIDYLKEKNLLILNPKETFEGATLISFRMGNAMYKIIAMVSRLEKRLFRFKAKSGVKSVNLMGNFNSWNRTDLPLDFNAQTGFYERSLQLSFGRYEYKFVVDGAEILDPENPVQAPNGIGGFNSILSLKDERPKAFLHPLEANVRGGETELNFWYDENPIGTAPNDTAKAKTPSPLASEIIALFDNRSIPPTLFKIVDQRVILKIKGPELKGEKTVRVLVSRNGVTTPLQTVYLTAGKPLETTESITPAGVPTPFKWNDAIVYSIVTDRFKNGDTANDAPINHPALSPKANFWGGDFAGIINKIETGYFDSLGVNTLWISPVNKGTDSAHAEYPPPHRLFSGYHGYWPTHHEEVEKRFGSMAQLKLLIAKAERRKMRVLLDFVGHHTHIDHPYFKAHPEWFGKLDLPNGKKNIRLFNEYRLTTWFEPYLPTFDFSNQEALEAMTDNALWWLKTTGAHGFRHDAVKHIPNEFWRLLTKKIKERIELPEKRKVYQIGETFGDYSLIKSYVNNGQLDAQFNFTLYDASLYTFLTPDANFAALSNELHKGLSVYGTQHIMGNLMDSHDKIRFMAYADGDLTLQTQNAEEIGWNSPPEVNQPKSYDKAKVFLAFIATIPGVPVVYYGDEIGLTGSADPDNRRPMRFSETTGLSSNEQAMLSETRALFRLRKAHSALRYGDFITLHTDTDLFAYLRSDMNERILVILNKSLNERSLQLELPSIYGVKGVQTLLGSGTNQLVGSSITTVVPPESYTIIKLQ, from the coding sequence ATGTTGAAGTTGTTGATGCGGGCAGCTAGTCGCCCGCTTTTTGCTTATCTTGCTATTTTTGCAATTTGCTTTTCATCCTGTACCACTCCCCCGTCTCAGCCTCGATATCTTACCGATTTAATTGAACCGCTTCGGTTAACTGCCGGAAAGTCAGATACAATTCTTGTTTCAGATTTATTCTATTCCGAAAATTATGATTGTGCATTTTCAGAAAACGATGTCATTCAAATTGATTACCTCAAAGAAAAAAATCTATTAATCCTAAATCCTAAAGAGACTTTTGAGGGTGCAACGCTCATCAGTTTTCGAATGGGCAATGCGATGTATAAAATCATTGCAATGGTTTCAAGACTTGAGAAGCGACTATTTCGATTTAAGGCGAAATCAGGCGTGAAATCTGTGAATCTGATGGGCAACTTTAACTCTTGGAACCGAACAGATCTTCCGCTTGACTTCAACGCACAAACCGGATTCTATGAGCGTTCATTGCAGCTTAGCTTCGGCCGTTATGAATATAAATTTGTCGTTGACGGTGCAGAAATATTAGATCCTGAAAATCCGGTTCAAGCGCCAAATGGCATTGGAGGATTTAATTCTATTTTATCCCTCAAAGACGAGCGGCCAAAAGCTTTTCTTCATCCCCTTGAAGCAAATGTTCGCGGCGGTGAAACCGAGCTCAACTTTTGGTATGATGAAAATCCAATTGGCACCGCTCCCAACGACACCGCCAAGGCCAAAACGCCCAGCCCATTGGCAAGTGAAATCATCGCGCTCTTTGATAACCGCTCGATTCCGCCAACCCTCTTTAAAATTGTTGATCAGCGTGTGATTCTAAAGATTAAAGGCCCTGAATTAAAAGGGGAAAAAACAGTGCGTGTGTTGGTTTCGCGAAACGGGGTTACTACGCCATTGCAAACCGTTTATCTCACCGCAGGCAAACCCCTTGAAACCACCGAGAGCATTACGCCTGCCGGCGTTCCAACGCCCTTTAAATGGAATGATGCCATTGTTTATTCGATTGTTACCGATCGATTTAAAAATGGCGATACTGCCAATGATGCGCCAATTAATCACCCTGCCCTTTCGCCAAAAGCGAATTTTTGGGGCGGCGATTTCGCGGGCATCATCAATAAAATTGAAACCGGCTATTTTGATTCGCTGGGTGTGAACACACTTTGGATTTCGCCGGTGAATAAAGGTACCGACTCCGCACACGCCGAGTATCCTCCGCCTCATCGGCTCTTCAGCGGATATCACGGCTACTGGCCAACGCATCATGAAGAAGTGGAAAAACGGTTTGGGTCGATGGCACAATTGAAACTGCTTATTGCAAAAGCCGAGCGACGAAAGATGCGCGTCCTGCTTGACTTTGTGGGACATCATACCCACATCGATCACCCCTATTTCAAAGCGCATCCGGAGTGGTTTGGAAAACTCGACTTACCCAACGGGAAAAAGAATATTCGACTTTTCAATGAATATCGCCTCACCACTTGGTTTGAACCTTATTTACCCACTTTTGATTTTTCAAATCAAGAAGCTTTGGAAGCGATGACTGATAACGCACTTTGGTGGCTCAAAACCACAGGTGCTCACGGTTTTCGGCACGATGCCGTAAAGCATATTCCGAATGAATTTTGGCGACTCCTTACAAAGAAAATTAAAGAACGAATCGAGCTCCCTGAAAAGCGAAAAGTGTATCAAATCGGTGAAACCTTTGGCGATTATTCGCTCATCAAATCTTATGTGAATAACGGCCAATTGGATGCTCAATTTAACTTTACACTTTACGATGCCTCGCTTTATACCTTCCTGACGCCCGACGCAAATTTCGCAGCACTTTCAAACGAACTTCACAAGGGACTCTCAGTTTATGGAACACAACATATAATGGGAAACTTGATGGATAGTCATGATAAGATTCGCTTTATGGCTTATGCCGATGGAGATCTCACTTTGCAAACACAAAATGCGGAGGAAATCGGGTGGAATTCGCCTCCAGAGGTTAATCAACCCAAAAGTTATGATAAAGCAAAAGTGTTTCTTGCTTTTATTGCAACGATTCCGGGTGTTCCGGTTGTTTACTATGGCGATGAAATTGGCTTGACTGGTTCCGCCGACCCTGACAACCGGCGCCCAATGCGGTTCAGCGAAACAACCGGACTTTCAAGCAACGAGCAAGCAATGCTTTCTGAAACTCGCGCCCTCTTCAGGCTTAGAAAAGCACACTCTGCACTTCGTTATGGCGATTTCATTACGCTTCATACCGATACCGATTTATTTGCGTATCTCCGCTCCGATATGAACGAACGCATTTTGGTGATTCTCAATAAATCTTTGAATGAGCGATCATTACAATTGGAACTGCCAAGCATTTATGGCGTAAAAGGAGTTCAAACACTTTTGGGTTCAGGAACAAATCAACTTGTTGGCTCAAGTATCACGACGGTAGTACCACCTGAATCTTATACCATTATCAAGCTTCAATAA
- a CDS encoding GWxTD domain-containing protein: MYSLFLTTNISLTRIFKIGTTKSKAPFIFSAILLQLFLFSPNNLKSQDRYLDIFRKYSRPQFYTESVIFPTASPDSVQVYVNTRLSYDNLYFVKGRSGKLNAEIFISLEVFEEKKLVSRKTVKRLIETDSFTVSNDRNRFVEAHFTANLGYKEYEYVLEVYDNDRQRQIRVDKKKLTLKKPESEFVFSQPLMLQRPTLNSTSSLLQPIGLGGNGVYGKDFVPFIQVSGKNLPPVVTFTLFQLTGEDERFVLSDSVTQNQFVSISGFRVNPNGDSLYVEKGERKGEIKTVFIPLDFRGERLANARFKMVVNAEVGGKKNEITKKFETSWADMPFGLYDLTLSIRLMEYITPPDSLSGVNSGNIDEQKQKFLAFWKSQDPTPETDYNEVMAEYFKRVDFAFLNFYTPREFGWRTDRGKTWILYGEPNRTEREFPAGRSVRETWYYEEIKRKFIFVDRTNTGSFELEKVEAF, encoded by the coding sequence ATGTATTCATTATTTCTTACGACCAACATCTCTTTGACCCGCATTTTTAAAATCGGTACAACCAAAAGTAAAGCGCCCTTTATTTTCTCCGCGATTTTACTTCAGTTATTTCTTTTTTCACCCAATAACCTGAAATCCCAAGACCGCTATCTTGATATTTTCAGAAAATATTCTCGTCCTCAGTTTTATACCGAAAGCGTCATATTCCCTACGGCCTCACCCGATTCGGTTCAAGTGTATGTGAATACGCGCCTATCGTATGATAATCTATACTTTGTAAAGGGAAGAAGCGGGAAATTGAATGCTGAGATTTTTATCTCGCTTGAAGTTTTTGAAGAGAAAAAACTTGTTTCCCGGAAAACTGTGAAAAGGCTAATTGAGACAGATAGCTTCACGGTCTCAAATGATCGAAATCGATTTGTGGAAGCGCATTTTACAGCCAACCTTGGGTATAAAGAATATGAGTATGTTCTTGAAGTATATGATAACGACCGTCAGCGGCAGATTCGAGTTGATAAGAAAAAGCTCACCTTAAAGAAACCGGAAAGTGAATTTGTTTTTTCACAACCCTTAATGCTTCAACGTCCGACGCTTAATTCCACAAGCTCATTACTTCAGCCTATTGGATTAGGTGGAAACGGCGTTTACGGAAAAGATTTTGTGCCGTTCATCCAAGTTTCGGGAAAAAATTTACCACCGGTCGTTACTTTCACTTTATTTCAACTTACCGGTGAAGACGAGCGCTTTGTTCTTTCAGACTCCGTGACTCAAAATCAGTTTGTTTCTATCTCCGGCTTCCGTGTCAATCCAAATGGCGACAGCCTTTATGTTGAAAAAGGAGAGCGGAAGGGTGAAATCAAAACAGTATTCATTCCGCTTGATTTCAGAGGTGAACGTTTGGCGAATGCGCGTTTCAAAATGGTGGTAAACGCAGAAGTTGGCGGAAAGAAAAATGAAATCACCAAAAAATTTGAAACCTCTTGGGCTGATATGCCTTTTGGCTTATATGATCTCACGCTTTCTATACGCTTGATGGAGTACATTACTCCGCCTGATTCGTTAAGCGGAGTCAACAGCGGCAATATTGATGAACAGAAGCAGAAGTTTTTGGCCTTTTGGAAATCGCAAGATCCCACGCCTGAAACGGATTACAATGAAGTGATGGCGGAATATTTCAAGAGAGTTGATTTCGCATTTTTGAATTTTTATACCCCGCGAGAATTCGGTTGGCGAACTGACCGAGGGAAAACTTGGATTCTTTACGGAGAGCCAAACCGCACGGAGCGTGAGTTTCCGGCCGGGCGCTCGGTTCGTGAAACTTGGTATTACGAGGAAATAAAACGAAAATTTATTTTTGTTGATCGTACAAATACCGGCTCTTTTGAGCTTGAAAAAGTTGAAGCATTTTGA